The Thermus brockianus genome window below encodes:
- a CDS encoding zinc-dependent alcohol dehydrogenase, which translates to MKALLYTPSLPRFFGARLLGKRFPKGLLPLALTEIPLPEREGFVRVRVRLSGVCGSDLALLYGKSPPSISPFFSFPAVLGHEILGEVEGSLVAVNPLLACADRGLSPCARCQAGEEGLCQNVAEGALAPGMLGYNRDLPGGWGEWVLARPERLHPIPDGVPEERAVLSEPLAVVLRGLKKLRPWPGEVLVLGMGTLGLLAVRLLRALGYGGKVLAVAKYPHQAERARAFGADAVYRSAREALEARSRRYRYLLFTGHRGGYQGVVEASGSGRGFREALTLAEEGGKVLLLGAPGLEAVDLSPFWFKEVGLVGSYTYTREEFAEAVALLPELGGLEAFIGGIYPLPAWKEALSARGKALFRPNVP; encoded by the coding sequence ATGAAGGCCCTCCTCTATACCCCCTCCCTCCCCCGCTTCTTCGGGGCTAGGCTCCTGGGAAAGCGCTTCCCCAAGGGGCTCCTCCCCCTCGCCCTCACGGAAATCCCCCTGCCCGAACGGGAAGGCTTCGTGCGGGTACGGGTCCGGCTCAGCGGGGTCTGCGGCTCGGACCTCGCCCTCCTCTACGGCAAAAGCCCCCCCTCCATAAGCCCCTTCTTCTCCTTCCCCGCCGTCTTGGGCCACGAGATCCTGGGGGAGGTGGAGGGGAGCCTGGTGGCGGTGAACCCCCTTTTGGCCTGCGCCGACCGGGGGCTTTCCCCCTGCGCCCGGTGCCAGGCGGGGGAGGAGGGCCTATGCCAAAACGTGGCGGAGGGGGCCCTGGCCCCGGGGATGCTGGGCTACAACCGGGACCTGCCCGGGGGGTGGGGGGAGTGGGTCCTGGCCCGGCCCGAGCGGCTCCATCCCATCCCGGACGGGGTCCCGGAGGAAAGGGCCGTGCTCTCGGAGCCCTTGGCCGTGGTCCTAAGGGGCCTCAAGAAGCTCAGGCCCTGGCCCGGGGAGGTCCTCGTCCTCGGCATGGGCACCCTGGGCCTCCTCGCCGTGCGCCTCCTCCGGGCCTTGGGCTACGGGGGGAAGGTCTTGGCCGTGGCCAAGTACCCCCACCAGGCGGAAAGGGCGAGGGCCTTCGGGGCAGACGCAGTCTACAGAAGCGCCCGGGAGGCCCTCGAGGCGAGAAGCCGGCGCTACCGCTACCTCCTCTTCACGGGCCATAGGGGGGGGTACCAAGGGGTGGTAGAGGCCTCGGGAAGCGGCCGGGGCTTCCGGGAGGCCCTCACCTTGGCGGAGGAAGGGGGAAAGGTCCTCCTTTTGGGGGCGCCAGGGCTAGAGGCCGTGGATCTCTCCCCCTTCTGGTTCAAGGAGGTGGGCCTCGTGGGAAGCTACACCTACACCCGGGAGGAGTTCGCCGAGGCGGTGGCCCTCCTCCCCGAGCTTGGGGGCCTGGAGGCCTTCATCGGCGGGATCTATCCCCTTCCCGCCTGGAAGGAGGCCCTCTCCGCCCGGGGCAAGGCCCTCTTCCGGCCAAATGTGCCCTAG
- a CDS encoding class II aldolase/adducin family protein, which produces MWEYLIHGEPSPRLQAFLEGVGKALEAQGFRFNPEAEAPNLVLNAITPENPRPYRRKAQATFVASVLELPEYPEDPLRQLYPYLVRALSNVLLAYVPGKGVKFLTLELGHYQEPEGEGFFERVAARLRPIACSRLVINNLFEQDLEPELWHGDELTESMYRAGKKLKEWDLLPAPFPIEEILPPEDLRHVKRLYGIGGLSYGNLSVRKDERRFWMSASGVDKANLREIGRDILMVKDYDPKRNAILLSVPPHVEPRRVSVDAIEHWMIYREHPGVGAILHVHAWMEGVPATSFNYPCGTYELAQAVAEKVRQAPDPTRAVVGLKNHGLTITGRSLDEILERIEGKLIRTVPMS; this is translated from the coding sequence ATGTGGGAGTACCTCATCCACGGCGAACCGTCGCCCAGGCTGCAAGCTTTTTTGGAAGGGGTGGGCAAGGCGCTGGAGGCCCAGGGTTTTCGCTTCAACCCAGAGGCGGAAGCCCCCAATCTGGTCCTGAACGCCATTACCCCGGAAAACCCGAGGCCCTACCGCCGCAAGGCCCAGGCCACCTTCGTGGCCTCCGTCCTGGAGCTCCCCGAGTACCCGGAAGACCCCTTGCGCCAGCTCTACCCTTACCTGGTCCGGGCCCTTTCCAACGTCCTCCTGGCCTACGTGCCGGGAAAAGGGGTGAAGTTCCTCACCCTGGAACTGGGGCACTACCAAGAACCCGAGGGGGAAGGCTTCTTTGAAAGGGTGGCGGCCCGCCTAAGGCCCATCGCCTGTAGCCGCCTGGTCATCAACAACCTCTTTGAGCAGGACCTCGAGCCCGAACTTTGGCACGGGGACGAGCTTACGGAGAGCATGTACCGGGCGGGGAAGAAGCTTAAGGAATGGGACCTCCTCCCCGCCCCCTTCCCCATTGAGGAGATCCTGCCCCCTGAGGACCTCCGCCACGTGAAGCGCCTCTACGGCATCGGGGGGCTTTCCTACGGCAACCTCTCCGTGCGCAAGGACGAAAGGCGCTTCTGGATGTCGGCCAGCGGGGTGGACAAGGCGAACCTTAGGGAGATCGGCCGGGACATCCTCATGGTGAAGGACTACGACCCCAAGCGGAACGCCATCCTCCTCTCCGTCCCCCCCCACGTGGAGCCCAGGCGGGTGAGCGTGGACGCCATAGAGCACTGGATGATCTACCGGGAACACCCCGGGGTAGGGGCCATCCTGCACGTGCACGCCTGGATGGAGGGGGTGCCCGCCACCTCCTTCAACTACCCCTGCGGCACCTACGAGCTGGCCCAGGCGGTGGCGGAGAAGGTGCGCCAAGCGCCCGACCCTACCCGGGCGGTGGTGGGACTTAAGAACCACGGGCTCACCATCACCGGGCGGAGCCTGGACGAGATTTTGGAGCGCATTGAGGGCAAGCTCATCCGCACCGTCCCCATGTCATGA
- a CDS encoding P1 family peptidase, which translates to MAEALWGKEALFPRVRVGHFTDLEARTGCTAVLVEEGAVAAADVRGAAPGTRETDLLLPENTVERVQAVLLTGGSAFGLGAAEGVMAYLRERGRGFPTPAGVVPIVPAAVLYDLGRGKVFRLPSPEAGYRAALAAGEEVAEGSVGAGTGAVAGGVKGGVGLAGYRLEEGFRVVALVAVNSLGRPFDPSTGRLYAEPFLAEGERALLPDLARYRGFPEDYRFPSLLGQNTTLAVVATDAPLTKAEARRFAIMAQDGLSRAIRPAHTPLDGDVVFALALGDGRGVGPMGLLRLGAYAADAVARAIARAVLLAEGMPGVPAYRDQMG; encoded by the coding sequence ATGGCGGAAGCCTTGTGGGGCAAGGAGGCGCTTTTCCCTAGGGTTAGGGTGGGGCACTTCACCGACCTCGAGGCCCGCACCGGGTGCACCGCGGTCCTGGTGGAGGAGGGGGCGGTGGCGGCGGCGGACGTGCGGGGGGCAGCCCCGGGCACGCGGGAGACGGACCTCCTCCTCCCCGAGAACACCGTGGAAAGGGTACAGGCCGTCCTCCTCACCGGGGGGAGCGCTTTTGGCTTGGGGGCGGCGGAGGGGGTCATGGCCTACCTCCGGGAAAGGGGCAGGGGTTTCCCCACCCCGGCCGGGGTGGTGCCCATCGTCCCCGCCGCCGTGCTCTACGATCTCGGCCGGGGGAAGGTCTTCCGGCTCCCCTCGCCCGAGGCGGGCTACAGGGCCGCCTTGGCCGCAGGGGAGGAGGTGGCGGAGGGTAGCGTAGGGGCGGGCACGGGGGCGGTGGCGGGCGGGGTCAAGGGGGGGGTGGGCCTTGCGGGCTACCGCCTGGAGGAGGGCTTTAGGGTGGTGGCCCTGGTGGCGGTGAACAGCCTAGGCCGCCCCTTTGACCCTTCCACGGGGAGGCTTTACGCCGAGCCCTTCCTGGCCGAGGGGGAACGGGCCCTTCTGCCCGACCTTGCCCGCTACCGGGGTTTCCCCGAGGACTACCGCTTTCCCTCGCTTTTGGGCCAGAACACCACCTTGGCCGTGGTGGCCACGGACGCTCCCCTCACCAAGGCGGAGGCCAGACGGTTCGCCATCATGGCCCAGGACGGCCTTTCCCGGGCCATCCGCCCCGCCCACACCCCCTTGGACGGGGATGTGGTCTTTGCCCTGGCCTTGGGGGATGGGCGGGGAGTTGGGCCCATGGGCCTTTTGCGCCTAGGGGCCTACGCCGCCGACGCCGTGGCCCGGGCCATCGCCCGGGCGGTCCTCCTGGCGGAGGGGATGCCGGGTGTGCCCGCTTACCGGGACCAGATGGGTTAG